In Granulicella sp. L56, the following are encoded in one genomic region:
- a CDS encoding DUF3892 domain-containing protein: MATFNVTCTERHAVHQRILSIGCTNVATGAEQRFSEAEAIGRIEAQTDNFVVRDRLGHQAVVEIEHREGSKFLITRRDEVKTDNLAALPACITKPIVVPPIPPYRPVTPARSHSVHSEWKGWD; the protein is encoded by the coding sequence ATGGCCACATTCAACGTGACTTGCACGGAGCGGCATGCCGTTCATCAACGTATTCTTTCTATCGGCTGTACCAACGTTGCGACCGGTGCCGAACAACGCTTCAGTGAAGCAGAGGCTATCGGGCGGATTGAGGCGCAAACGGACAATTTTGTCGTTCGCGATCGTCTGGGACATCAAGCCGTCGTTGAGATAGAGCATCGCGAAGGATCTAAGTTTCTGATCACCCGACGCGATGAGGTTAAGACCGATAACCTGGCCGCGCTCCCGGCTTGCATTACTAAACCAATAGTCGTTCCACCGATTCCGCCTTATCGGCCAGTCACTCCGGCACGTTCTCACTCGGTTCATTCGGAATGGAAGGGCTGGGATTGA